The nucleotide sequence TGGTGGAAAAAGTTTATTCAGGAGAGCCCTTATAATGTTGGACTTGACGCGGCTATACTTATGAACCCGAAAGTTTGGGTGGCTTCAGGTCATGTGGGCGGATTCTCTGACCCTCTCATGGACTGCAAGGATTGTAAGGCAAGGTTCAGAGCTGATAAACTGATAGAGGACGCAACCGGAGAGATAGCCGACGGTTGGTCTGATGAAAAGATGATAGAGTTTATAAATGAAAAAAATATCCCTTGTCCCGAGTGCGGAAAGCATAATTTTACTGATATCAGAAAGTTTAATCTTATGTTTAAAACTTTCCAGGGTGTAACAGAGGATAGTTCCAGTGAAATATATCTAAGACCGGAGACGGCTCAGGGCATTTTTGTGAACTTTAAGAGCGTTCAGAGAACATCCCGCAAGAAGCTGCCGTTTGGTATAGGACAAATCGGCAAATCATTCAGAAACGAGATTACACCTGGAAATTTTATTTTCAGAATCAGAGAATTTGAACAGATGGAATTAGAATTTTTCTGTAAACCGGGCACCGATTTGGAATGGTTTAAATATTGGAAAGACTACTGTGAAAACTTCCTTTTATCATTAGGGATTAAAAAGGAAAATATGCGTTTAAGAGACCATGACCCCGAGGAGCTGTCACATTATTCAAACGCAACTACTGATATAGAATATCTTTTCCCGTTTGGCTGGGGAGAGCTTTGGGGAATCGCTGACAGAACCGATTTTGACCTAAAGAAGCACAGCGAGTTCAGCGGTGAGAAAATGGAGTATACCGACCCTGAAAGCGGCGAGAAGTATATCCCTTACTGTATTGAACCGTCTCTTGGAGCGGATAGAGTAGCTTTGGCGTTTTTAGTTGACGCTTATGACGAAGAGGTTGTCGATCCTGAAAAGAATGACACGAGAGTTGTTATGCACTTCCACCCGGCGCTCGCGCCGATAAAGGCAGCAGTGCTTCCGCTTTCGAAAAAGCTTTCCGAGGAAGCTGTAAAAGTCTATGAGAAGCTGGCGTCTGAGTTTATGTGCGAGTATGATGAATCAGGCTCAATAGGAAAGAGATACCGCCGCCAGGATGAAATCGGCACGCCTTTCTGTATAACTTATGATTTCGATTCAAGAGATGATGACAGCGTGACGGTGCGCCATCGTGATTCGATGGAACAGGAAAGAGTTAAAATAGAAGATTTGACGGATTATATCAGAGAGAGAATTGCATTTTAATAAATCATAGATTGGGTGCTTATAAATGCTTTTTAAAAAAAGTTTGCAGGATGAGCTTTTAAAGTTTATAAAAAAAGACAGGGTTCGGGCGCATATGCCGGGTCATAACGGCGGAGCAGGGTTGAGCTCCGGCTTTAAGCGCAATGCGTTTAAACTTGATGTTACGGAGTTTGATGAAACGGATAATCTGCAAAATCCAAACGGTATAATTTTAAAAAGCGAGGAGCGTGCCGCCAAAGCTTTTGGAGCCAAAAAAAGTTTCTTTTTGGTAAACGGTTCAACAGTGGGAATTGAAGCCGCTGTATTGACAGCGGTAAGAAACGGGGACAAGCTGATAGTGGACAGAACTTGTCACAAGGCGGTTATTTCAGGAATGATACTTGCCGGTGCAGAACCT is from Monoglobus pectinilyticus and encodes:
- a CDS encoding glycine--tRNA ligase; this translates as MEKIVALCKGRGFVYPGSEIYGGLANSWDYGPLGVEFKNNVKRAWWKKFIQESPYNVGLDAAILMNPKVWVASGHVGGFSDPLMDCKDCKARFRADKLIEDATGEIADGWSDEKMIEFINEKNIPCPECGKHNFTDIRKFNLMFKTFQGVTEDSSSEIYLRPETAQGIFVNFKSVQRTSRKKLPFGIGQIGKSFRNEITPGNFIFRIREFEQMELEFFCKPGTDLEWFKYWKDYCENFLLSLGIKKENMRLRDHDPEELSHYSNATTDIEYLFPFGWGELWGIADRTDFDLKKHSEFSGEKMEYTDPESGEKYIPYCIEPSLGADRVALAFLVDAYDEEVVDPEKNDTRVVMHFHPALAPIKAAVLPLSKKLSEEAVKVYEKLASEFMCEYDESGSIGKRYRRQDEIGTPFCITYDFDSRDDDSVTVRHRDSMEQERVKIEDLTDYIRERIAF